The following proteins are encoded in a genomic region of Amycolatopsis sulphurea:
- the folE gene encoding GTP cyclohydrolase I FolE, giving the protein MSSALRVVHEPDPGLDLVAAEKAAGDFLRALGIQLDSESLQGTPGRMARAYAELFTPRSFDLTTFPNDEGYDELVLARSIPVRSVCEHHLLPFTGVAHVGYLPGERILGLSKLARVVEHFACRPQVQERLTKQVAGWLSDQLSPQGVGVVIEAEHTCMTLRGVQATGSSTVTSALLGTLRRDARSRQEFFALAGVNS; this is encoded by the coding sequence ATGTCATCCGCCCTCCGCGTCGTCCACGAACCCGATCCCGGCCTCGACCTCGTTGCCGCCGAGAAGGCAGCCGGGGACTTCCTGCGCGCCCTCGGCATCCAGCTCGACTCGGAGAGCCTGCAGGGCACCCCCGGCCGGATGGCCCGCGCGTACGCCGAGCTGTTCACCCCGCGCTCGTTCGACCTCACCACGTTCCCGAACGACGAGGGGTACGACGAGCTGGTGCTGGCCCGCAGCATCCCGGTGCGCTCGGTCTGCGAGCACCACCTGCTGCCGTTCACCGGCGTCGCGCACGTAGGCTACCTGCCGGGCGAGCGGATCCTCGGGCTGTCCAAGCTCGCCCGCGTCGTCGAGCACTTCGCCTGCCGCCCGCAGGTGCAGGAGCGGCTGACCAAGCAGGTCGCGGGCTGGCTGTCCGACCAGCTCTCACCCCAGGGTGTCGGCGTGGTGATCGAGGCGGAGCACACCTGCATGACGCTGCGCGGCGTGCAGGCGACCGGGTCCTCGACCGTCACCTCGGCGCTGCTCGGCACGCTCCGCCGGGACGCCCGGTCCCGTCAGGAGTTCTTCGCGCTCGCCGGGGTCAACTCCTGA